The segment caaatttattgtatacataattatcataagtatttagtaataattcCAAACATATTAATCGAAGTaaggaaacatttttattaaaattattactagaATATAAGTATCTATTAAAAATCCACTgtgatcaaaaaattaatccaACAGTTTAAAAATCATTCTTTCCCCGCTTAAGCAATCTTTAGTACAATCTTCGACGTATAGTCTATGCGAAAAACTCTTTTCTGGTGTCCGAAGTTAACCGCGGAGCTCACATGCACGTGGCTTATGCATGCGTACGGTATTTCCCTCACTCGTGCTGCTTGCTGCTTGCATTTCAAATCATTAGGTTTGTTCTTCATTGCTGAACTTTCTGCACTACTGTACACTAGTGACACCGAAGCGTTCTCTATGGCCAGAGAGAAGCTTGAGAGACGCCACGGCCAGGTTTTACGTGATCCGCCAAAGCGATACGCCACCTGTGAACCTAAAATGTGGACATTGGAACTACGTAGCCATGTGCACAATTTTTGGTTTCGTTCCATGCTATGTCCACGAAGgatcgataatacagagtaaTGTGCACATTGATGTAtaacagcgctcggaattaagccgagagcacaagcttttacataaagcataacgcataagcataaggaaattgattggtctatatataagcataagcaaatgcataaggaaatggaccaatcaatttctttatgcttatgcgttatgctttatgcaaaagtctgtgctccggccattagttgcacatttcgggtcAATTcaagagacgacgcctcctgttcccccactaccgcccggccgctggcggtcgagccgccgatagctctggcgcaggagcgttttatataagaaataggctcggttgttgaggcacctctcaaaaaatagtaatattttctttgctacataaataatgtttattttcattaataattaaatatatatatattatgtattattgaaaataaacattatttatgtagtgaagaaaatgttacgatttcctgagagatgcctaaacaatccagcctatttctaatataaaacgctcctgaaccagagctatcggcggctcgaccgccagcggccgggcggtaatGGGgggacaggaggcgtcgtctccagAATCGGTCCGAAATGTGCaaccacggactaaggaatagagggacggagcacaagctgtaccgggggagcacgtttgcggcgggggggggggggggggccatatttgtttagtaatcaccacacatagaactcactatttgcgtatgtgtgagaaatgaaagtcagatcctgcgcacaataaacaaaataggaaatagaaataggaataattattaaatattagaaataagaaattggaattatttattttaaaaataaaaagaatagaaaaaattaatgcatgaattaagaaataagaattgaaactaattaatatattttattctcttgttagatgtaaaataatttctctttttaatattaaatgattattgctatttctaatattttgtctactgtatgcagagcctcaaagtaataaaagttaaagtattttataaaatttatagtacaacaataataaaaccgcctaatctctttacgcttgtcactcgttatgtctagtggcaccactacacgagtgtaaccatgtcacagacacagaatctctgtgtgagaatcgctacatcaatatggcggaaagcagtcccccccgcacgcttgaattaccatcccctcttgcctaaactaggactttagactcagtccctctattccttagtccgtgttCGCGTCGCATTGAAGCATGCCCTAAGGAGCAATTAGGAGCATGCTTTATTTGCCTCACCTTCGAAGGTGGTGCAGTTGAGGCAATTGTGCGCGCATGCGTAATAATTGAGAATGGATGTGTTAAAATTTGTAAGTTATGAGgttagattaataaaaaatttaatcttagatcagtaatataataattatttataataaaatttttagaaagagatattatattgaaaaagcTTTTCTATTTGTACTTACTGTTGCAATATGTTGACAAATAAGACAgcattaacaataaatagtAAGTGTGTTAATTTCTCACATTGAacatagtaatattttattatatttgctattaatttgttattaattaagtattaatacttttcatataatttgaaGAAGTAAAATTGTGTGGTGTGGGTGGTGTATGTgtgtcaataattatttaatgtacatatttagtatattattataaattattgtaaattgcaaaatatgagAGAGAAGTTGTTagctttattttgaaaaagaaacttttgtgaatatgtaataaatgttgAAGTTAGTTAtcataaatcatatatattttggaaaatttgtaCAAGTTTCTTTCTCAAAATAAGCTCATAAACTGCAATTTAATTGTCCATGTTATTTATGATAACTAAATGGACTTCACAGAGTCTTTCTTCagcattttttgtaatttttattgcacatatatatacacgcattttttatttttgaaatgcaACATGCTGCTGAAACAATGAAAGGAAACAAAAGTACTAAAAAGTGCCCAAATCCGTTCGTGTCACTGAGGGTTGGTACACATAACCTCATCTGCTCCAACCGCCATCTTACTGTGATCCAAGATGCTCCTTGGTGTATATAAGAGCATGCGATGCGAACAAACCTTGTGTTTACGTGTAGTTTGATTATGAGACTGtggacaaaaaaaagaaatgcctTGCTGCGTTGCGATCAATTGTGCCAATAGAACAGAAAAAGGCGttcgattatttttgtttcctgCGGATGATGTTCGACGACAGCAGTGGATATATAATCTCTGCAGAGAGTCTTGGACACCAACCAAATATTCGCGCCTCTGTGAAGTAAGTTTATTGtcttaaatttccaatttacgtagctttttctgtttgtttagaatcatggatcgtttttttaagtgtagtttagatttgtcaccgtttgaaattacataaatatgaataactgtaatcaataaggacatttatcttataagcagtttttttatttcaggaacattttgaagaatcaCAGTTTGAGACGAATCGAGCAGATAAttggcgaaaattaaaaccaaacgCCATACCAACACTTTTTGATATACCTGATCCActtgcaataaagaaaaatgaaacaaatgaaCCAAATACAAGTGCCACTGCTGAGAAAgacgtaaattttttcattaattttatgtttatatttaatctactgataatataaattcatagTATAAACGTGTTTAATTCATTTCAGAACTGTAGAGATCAAGAAAATGTTGATGAGTCAATTACAGAAAGCAGCATTTTGCCGATATTGGCAGAAAATCAGTCTCTGAAGCAGCAGTTGGAgagaatacacaaaataataaaatgctttGCTCATCATCCAGCAGTTGCTGCATATCTAcagaaatataatgttaaataatataatcggTATTGATATACAATCTTTTTAATGCTGTGTgcaattgtattaattttatatttatgacatTTGGAACAATCCAGTGTTTCTATAGCATTTTTTTCTGATggattgtaaaaattgtaaatattattttctctaaatAAAAGACATGTGTTAACTATGATCAGAATTTGTTGGGAGAATTATCAAGAATTTGTTAGAAGAttatacatttctttatttatctattaccTATGTACTatgtttttaacattttaattttttaacatttgttacatcttaattttaataaacattttaataaacttttaagcTTTTGATCGTTTCAAACTCACAgttccataaatatttttctggtcTATTGGTACAATTGACCGCAACGCAGCAAggcattttgtatcttttttttgtccaCAGTCtcataatcaaaatacacgtaaacaCAAAACAGCTTAGAAGCCATAACCTAATCACCAAAAACTTCTTAGCTCAGCGcagtgatgcaaactcgagccGGCCAGCACCAGGGCTCCGTGGTAGGGGAAGCATGcacacaagcgagaatcgCTTACGTCACACGTACGTGTGCGCACACGTCGTGTGACGTAAGcgattctcgcttgtgtgCATGCTTCCCCTACCACGGAGCCCTGGTGCTGGCCggctcgagtttgcatcactgGCTCAGCGATAAAGGGgcgagagggcaaggagtgggggaatggaGCGAAAATGACGCAGcgtgagaatacctacatcttTAGGCTGTATCCCCATGGAGAAAGAAATAGCGGAACGGAACAGTAACGGAACAGTAGAAGAAAAGAGATATGATGAATATATCTCTTTTCAACTACTGTTCCGTTACTGTTCCGTTACTGTTCCGTTCcgttatttctttctccatGGGGATACAGCCTTAGTGCTCTTATAAccaaatatattatgtttgcGAGTCAATTAATTTCGCCGATTTCGCGATCGGTTCGAggtaaatttatgaatattcgGAAAATGAGTGCAGCAATTAGCGCTGACTGCGTGAAATCTCTGCTATACAAGGAATACGGCGATCCTGCCGAGGTTCTCCAAGTGACTACACAAACGGTCGAACAACCAGCGGACGATCAGGTGATTATTGCAAGgcaattttacttttgttcacgagtttttacataattaagttaattttttatgacaaagGTGTCTGTGAGATGGCTGCTATCCCCGGTTAACCCGGCTGACATAAACACGATACAAGGTAAATATCCTAGCAAACCCTCGTTACCAGCAGTACCTGGAAATGAAGGGGTCGGAGAAATAGTAGCAGTTGGTTCCAACGTTCAGAATTTGCATGTCGGAGATAGAGTGGTGCCAAATGGCCCTAATTTTGGAATTTGGAGGACACAAGCTAATTATGATTCTAAAGATGTCATGAAGGTAACTATATTGTCACATTGTCAtcttctaataaattattattgcacgTGTTATTCTTCAATCTGATTTTACAGATCTCCAGTGACATCAGCCTGGTTGAAGCAAGTATGATGAACGTAAACCCGTGCACAGCTTACAGAATGCTGAGagattttgtttctttaaaacCAGGAGATACTGTGATACAGAATGGTGCTAATTCTGCGGTTGGTCAGTTGGTTATTCAGTTGTGCAAAGAGTGGAATTACAAGTCTGTCAATGTTGTTAGAGATAGACCGAATATACAGGAATTAAAGGtacaatgttaattttaatattgttataatattatgtaaactGCACACTGGCtgtctatataatattacaaattatttaggACCAACTGGCATGCTTAGGTGCAGATGAAGTGCTGATCGAAAAGGAGGTTCCAAATACGCAGctctttaaaagtaaaaaattacttgcACCCAAATTAGCACTCAATTGCATCGGCGGGCAGAGCGCAGTTGAAGTAACAAGACACCTTGCACATGGTGGTATTTTGGTGACTTATGGTGCTATGTCTAGAGAACCATTGACTGTACCAACGGCAGCACTTATTTTTAAGGTAATTATGCTCTacttgaaaattacaaaaaaaagacacataaacataatttgtattatatatacttgcAGGACATATCGTTTAAAGGATTCTGGATGACAGCTTGGACGAATGCAAATAAGGAATCCCAAGAAAGAATAGATATGTTTGAAGATTTAGCGAATCTTTTTAAGAATAAGAAATTGCAGTCGCCGCCGCATAAATTAGTGCCTTTTAGCGAGTACAAAGAAGCTATCAGTAAGGCACTTAGTTTCGATGGTCGCACAGGAGTAAAGTACATTTTAGACTTAAGGAAAACTTAAGATCTTtttatatacgtatgtatacaatatttttttctatttttgaaaaattcctGTCGGTGCATTTGATAGcgtttataattgaaattctgTATTATATGCGTTCTTTTTGTGTAATTTAGATAAAACTACTGAAGTAATGCAGGTTTTGTAAAGTAGAATAGTCTTttatatggaaatatatttatttccattgaGAATTGAGACAAATCGGTGTATAAATATGCAGGAAAAATAtgcagaaaatatatagaaaagatatgcagaaaatatatagaaaaaatatgcagaaaaaatataggaaaaatatttaaaatg is part of the Linepithema humile isolate Giens D197 chromosome 3, Lhum_UNIL_v1.0, whole genome shotgun sequence genome and harbors:
- the LOC105669886 gene encoding enoyl-[acyl-carrier-protein] reductase, mitochondrial, with amino-acid sequence MFASQLISPISRSVRGKFMNIRKMSAAISADCVKSLLYKEYGDPAEVLQVTTQTVEQPADDQVSVRWLLSPVNPADINTIQGKYPSKPSLPAVPGNEGVGEIVAVGSNVQNLHVGDRVVPNGPNFGIWRTQANYDSKDVMKISSDISLVEASMMNVNPCTAYRMLRDFVSLKPGDTVIQNGANSAVGQLVIQLCKEWNYKSVNVVRDRPNIQELKDQLACLGADEVLIEKEVPNTQLFKSKKLLAPKLALNCIGGQSAVEVTRHLAHGGILVTYGAMSREPLTVPTAALIFKDISFKGFWMTAWTNANKESQERIDMFEDLANLFKNKKLQSPPHKLVPFSEYKEAISKALSFDGRTGVKYILDLRKT